In one Portunus trituberculatus isolate SZX2019 chromosome 31, ASM1759143v1, whole genome shotgun sequence genomic region, the following are encoded:
- the LOC123511124 gene encoding uncharacterized protein LOC123511124 — protein MNARLNATRKLFRRNPTSENRNLLASVVSHALEVKAEVRDEKWMEWCQSLDSHSSLGTMWKKLRSIRNQGPPPPPSHPDPQAEAERLAEKFASRTKSTNLPAETREKLQNLHPRRLLTINAACTEDAPTDTPFTRQELQNALKTGGDTSPGADGITHSMVRHAGSDGHRALLTLFNASLQEGKLPSTWKEATIIPIPKPKEAGAYRPISLLSCVSKTMERMVLHRLQWTTGPLHPAVHAYTKGTGTAECLATLLAATGQGKSTAVFLDLEKAFELADESVILALLAAKGVKGHLLRWIQDYLSDRKASVRFQGKTDCKIITYADDITLICTGPNHRSQSQRCLTLLDVKCRELGLKLNLNKSKAMAFGGAIPDAPLTTGIAQVGWVESHQYLGVWIDRHLTLRKQVETLKDRMLSRTNILKAIASNACGASFRVKRSFPALIETLDKAQNQALRVILSAPRWTKVLNLRMEAQLVAIKHRIPQLSATLIGKMAASARPYIAPGKVFSTLGQDPHLFRHTWARGSAAAVTSCGVADTIRDKGQDSPHPDYTPAPPWSPPLTISSDWLSLPKSSLHPAALKAEALGHLTPLTHTHDTIIYTDGSVDQASGAAGAALVTEGTTLQWRLSSGASSTQAELAAIKGALQHLHTTTAHSALIATDSMAALQALRNPWPQDNVRLLTSIHHLATTLCGRARRITLTWIPGHAGIRGNDLADAAAKAATTIADPEITISPSMAQVKRTIRANTLRLHKTLTKKKPPGAHPLQSGTPEPLIINQQHFHHTHPKVRADVHRLRLGYPCLSALQGQVPLACQHCEARTSHPLLHYLLECPATLCLRTPSHQYPDIEDDDAEEAAALLVAATPANILANVVADAPPP, from the exons ATGAATGCCAGACTCAATGCCACTCGGAAACTATTCAGACGTAACCCCACATCAGAGAACAGGAACCTTCTTGCCTCCGTTGTCAGCCATGCCTTGGAGGTCAAAGCCGAAGTAAGGGATGAAAAATGGATGGAGTGGTGCCAATCCCTTGATTCTCACTCGTCCTTGGGGACAATGTGGAAAAAGCTGCGCTCTATTCGCAATCAGGGTCCACCTCCACCGCCTTCCCACCCTGATCCGCAGGCCGAGGCAGAGCGCCTTGCTGAAAAGTTCGCCAGCCGCACCAAGTCCACCAATCTTCCTgctgaaacaagagaaaagctACAGAACCTCCACCCCAGGCGACTACTCACCATCAACGCAGCCTGCACAGAAGACGCTCCCACAGACACACCATTCACACGACAAGAGCTCCAGAATGCTCTCAAGACAGGAGGAGACACATCCCCGGGTGCGGACGGAATTACTCATTCCATGGTCCGCCACGCAGGTTCCGATGGTCACCGGGCATTGCTGACACTCTTCAATGCCTCACTCCAGGAAGGGAAGCTTCCCTCTACCTGGAAAGAAGCTACCATCATCCCCATCCCGAAACCAAAGGAAGCTGGCGCCTACCGCCCCATCTCCCTTCTGTCCTGTGTGTCCAAGACCATGGAAAGGATGGTCCTGCACCGCCTACAGTGGACCACAGGGCCACTCCATCCTGCAGTTCATGCCTACACCAAAGGCACGGGCACCGCAGAATGTCTTGCGACTCTCCTGGCCGCGACTGGACAGGGGAAAAGCACGGCTGTCTTTCTCGACCTTGAGAAGGCATTTGAACTGGCAGACGAGTCCGTTATCCTTGCTCTCCTAGCGGCAAAGGGTGTTAAGGGCCACCTACTGCGCTGGATCCAAGACTATCTCTCCGACAGAAAAGCCTCAGTCCGTTTTCAAGGCAAAAC AGACTGCAAGATAATTACCTATGCTGACGACATCACCCTCATCTGCACCGGTCCCAATCATCGTTCACAGAGCCAGCGCTGCCTTACTCTTCTCGATGTCAAGTGTCGTGAGCTTGGTCTCAAGCTCAACTTAAACAAATCAAAGGCCATGGCATTCGGAGGAGCAATCCCTGATGCCCCTCTTACCACTGGAATCGCGCAGGTGGGTTGGGTCGAGAGCCACCAATACCTCGGCGTGTGGATAGACAGGCACCTCACCCTCCGAAAACAGGTGGAAACACTCAAAGACAGGATGCTCTCCAGAACCAACATCCTGAAGGCCATCGCCAGTAACGCCTGTGGAGCCAGCTTCCGGGTGAAGCGCTC CTTCCCAGCCCTCATTGAAACACTCGATAAGGCACAGAATCAGGCTCTCAGGGTCATTCTGTCTGCCCCACGCTGGACCAAAGTTCTCAATCTGCGGATGGAAGCCCAGCTGGTGGCAATCAAGCACCGAATCCCCCAGCTTTCTGCCACCCTCATCGGCAAAATGGCTGCTTCTGCACGTCCCTACATCGCTCCAGGAAAGGTCTTCTCCACTCTCGGACAAGACCCTCACCTCTTCCGTCACACATGGGCCAGGGGCTCAGCAGCAGCTGTGACATCATGTGGAGTTGCAGACACCATCAGAGATAAAGGGCAAGACAGCCCCCACCCGGACtatacaccagcgcctccatGGAGTCCCCCTTTAACCATCTCAAGTGactggctttccttaccgaAGTCGTCCCTTCACCCTGCTGCCCTTAAGGCGGAGGCTCTCGGCCACCTAAcacctctaacacacacacacgacaccatCATATACACGGATGGCTCTGTAGATCAGGCCTCGGGAGCTGCGGGAGCGGCCCTCGTCACCGAAGGCACTACACTCCAGTGGCGTCTCTCTAGTGGCGCCTCCTCGACCCAAGCGGAACTCGCAGCCATCAAAGGAGCCCTCCAACACCTACACACCACCACGGCACACAGCGCCCTTATCGCCACGGACTCCATGGCTGCCCTGCAAGCACTCCGTAACCCGTGGCCACAAGACAACGTGCGGCTGCTCACGAGCATCCATCACCTCGCCACGACCCTGTGTGGGAGGGCAAGGAGGATCACTCTCACATGGATTCCGGGCCATGCGGGTATACGTGGGAATGATCTTGCTGATGCTGCAGCTaaagccgccaccaccatcgcagACCCGGAAATCACTATCTCACCCAGCATGGCACAAGTCAAACGCACAATCAGAGCCAACACATTACGTCTCCATAAAACACTCACGAAGAAGAAGCCGCCCGGGGCTCACCCTCTGCAATCTGGTACGCCAGAGCCACTGATTATAAACCAACAgcacttccaccacacacatcctAAAGTCAGGGCTGATGTTCACAGACTTCGCCTTGGCTACCCTTGCCTATCAGCCCTGCAAGGACAGGTTCCACTCGCCTGCCAACACTGCGAAGCCCGAACATCACACCCACTTCTCCACTACCTGCTTGAATGCCCTGCCACTCTATGTCTCAGAACACCAAGTCACCAATACCCGGACATTGAAGATGATGATGCGGAGGAAGCTGCAGCACTCCTTGTTGCAGCAACACCGGCAAACATTCTGGCCAATGTGGTCGCAGATGCTCCACCACCTTAA
- the LOC123511361 gene encoding uncharacterized protein LOC123511361 isoform X1 has product MEWSKEDIIRLIETYRKRDVIWDPKHVHHFNKLRKQDAWEEIAKEMGSSADVCKKKMEYLLAALRREKMKMKKSTGTGKGAHETYTSSWFAFESMQFLWDKNQPKPTLSTIQTATSEAAEEPTEVSVEGEDLNTSLATSQERNPETRHPKSPTPKSKKPKTSAGDQRLDKAFEILTATANQVNDENQHFGNLVASKLRRYDDRVRSLIQNDILNVFVRANTGCYSTDQPFPGNVVGGPQTTHPVGFPPNFWLSHSYSDASESHDSRTSTPAVVQPSPSPSTCSVGNELNIEELI; this is encoded by the exons AtggagtggagtaaggaggatATCATACGTCTGATAGAAACTTACCGTAAGAGGGACGTGATTTGGGACCCAAAACATGTTCATCATTTCAATAAGCTTCGTAAACAAGATGCATGGGAGGAAATTGCCAAGGAAATGGGATCATCGGCAGATGTGTgcaagaagaagatggaatatcttttggCAGCCttgagaagggagaaaatgaaaatgaagaagagtacTGGTACTGGAAAAG gaGCACATGAGACTTACACTAGCTCGTGGTTTGCCTTTGAAAGTATGCAATTCCTATGGGACAAGAACCAACCAAAACCAACATTGAGTACA atccaGACCGCAACGAGTGAAGCAGCAGAGGAACCAACAGAAGTGTCGGTAGAAGGTGAGGATCTGAATACAAGTTTGGCGACATCACAGGAAAGAAACCCTGAAACAAGGCACCCCAAGTCGCCCACACCCAAAAGTAAGAAGCCGAAGACATCAGCTGGTGACCAACGTCTCGATAAGGCTTTTGAGATACTCACGGCCACAGCTAACCAAGTTAATGATGAAAACCAGCATTTTGGTAACTTGGTTGCTTCTAAATTGCGTAGGTATGATGACAGGGTACGCAGTTTGATTCAAAATGACATTCTGAACGTATTTGTTAGAGCAAACACAGGCTGTTACAGTACTGATCAGCCTTTCCCTGGTAACGTAGTTGGAGGTCCACAGACAACCCATCCAGTAGGCTTCCCACCCAACTTCTGGTTGTCTCATAGTTATTCAGACGCATCTGAAAGCCATGATTCTAGAACAAGTACTCCAGCTGTAGTGCAACCATCACCTTCCCCCAGTACTTGTTCGGTAGGAAATGAGTTGAACATTGAGGAACTAATATAG
- the LOC123511361 gene encoding uncharacterized protein LOC123511361 isoform X2 has protein sequence MEWSKEDIIRLIETYRKRDVIWDPKHVHHFNKLRKQDAWEEIAKEMGSSADVCKKKMEYLLAALRREKMKMKKSTGTGKGAHETYTSSWFAFESMQFLWDKNQPKPTLSTTATSEAAEEPTEVSVEGEDLNTSLATSQERNPETRHPKSPTPKSKKPKTSAGDQRLDKAFEILTATANQVNDENQHFGNLVASKLRRYDDRVRSLIQNDILNVFVRANTGCYSTDQPFPGNVVGGPQTTHPVGFPPNFWLSHSYSDASESHDSRTSTPAVVQPSPSPSTCSVGNELNIEELI, from the exons AtggagtggagtaaggaggatATCATACGTCTGATAGAAACTTACCGTAAGAGGGACGTGATTTGGGACCCAAAACATGTTCATCATTTCAATAAGCTTCGTAAACAAGATGCATGGGAGGAAATTGCCAAGGAAATGGGATCATCGGCAGATGTGTgcaagaagaagatggaatatcttttggCAGCCttgagaagggagaaaatgaaaatgaagaagagtacTGGTACTGGAAAAG gaGCACATGAGACTTACACTAGCTCGTGGTTTGCCTTTGAAAGTATGCAATTCCTATGGGACAAGAACCAACCAAAACCAACATTGAGTACA ACCGCAACGAGTGAAGCAGCAGAGGAACCAACAGAAGTGTCGGTAGAAGGTGAGGATCTGAATACAAGTTTGGCGACATCACAGGAAAGAAACCCTGAAACAAGGCACCCCAAGTCGCCCACACCCAAAAGTAAGAAGCCGAAGACATCAGCTGGTGACCAACGTCTCGATAAGGCTTTTGAGATACTCACGGCCACAGCTAACCAAGTTAATGATGAAAACCAGCATTTTGGTAACTTGGTTGCTTCTAAATTGCGTAGGTATGATGACAGGGTACGCAGTTTGATTCAAAATGACATTCTGAACGTATTTGTTAGAGCAAACACAGGCTGTTACAGTACTGATCAGCCTTTCCCTGGTAACGTAGTTGGAGGTCCACAGACAACCCATCCAGTAGGCTTCCCACCCAACTTCTGGTTGTCTCATAGTTATTCAGACGCATCTGAAAGCCATGATTCTAGAACAAGTACTCCAGCTGTAGTGCAACCATCACCTTCCCCCAGTACTTGTTCGGTAGGAAATGAGTTGAACATTGAGGAACTAATATAG